The Rhinopithecus roxellana isolate Shanxi Qingling chromosome 9, ASM756505v1, whole genome shotgun sequence genome contains a region encoding:
- the TMEM70 gene encoding transmembrane protein 70, mitochondrial, giving the protein MLFVALGRPWAVELRLSGSRIALCAAAAHRGPRAFVSQASSCSRPSGPVAGGSTGPWGAARLLRRPGRAQIPVCWEGYVRCLHTPSDKSEDGRLIYTGNMARAVFGVKCFSYSTSLIGLTFLPYLLTQNNAFFESVSLPVQIVFYGIIGSFTLITPVLLHFITKGYVIRLYHEATTDTYKAITYNALLAETSTLFHQDDVKIPDATHVFTTFYAKTKSLLVNPVLFPNREDFVHLMGYDKEEFILDMEKPSEEKQHKDEK; this is encoded by the exons ATGCTGTTTGTGGCGTTAGGCCGCCCGTGGGCGGTCGAACTGCGTCTCAGCGGAAGTAGGATTGCATTGTGTGCGGCCGCCGCGCACCGAGGTCCCCGGGCCTTTGTCTCCCAGGCGTCCTCCTGCAGCAGGCCTTCGGGGCCGGTAGCCGGCGGGAGTACGGGGCCCTGGGGAGCCGCGCGCCTTCTCCGGCGTCCGGGCCGAGCGCAG ATCCCTGTTTGTTGGGAAGGATATGTTCGATGCTTACATACGCCATCTGACAAATCAGAAGATGGAAGGCTAATTTATACTGGCAATATGGCCCGAGCAGTGTTTG GTGTGAAATGTTTCTCTTATTCAACAAGTCTGATTGGCCTTACATTTCTGCCATACTTGCTTACacaaaataatgctttttttgaAAGTGTGTCTCTACCTGTTCAAATCGTATTTTATGGCATCATAGGAAGCTTTACGTTGATCACCCCAGTGCTGCTTCACTTTATCACAAAAGGCTATGTCATTCGATTGTACCATGAGGCCACAACAGACACTTATAAAGCCATTACCTACAATGCTTTGCTTGCAGAAACGAGTACATTGTTTCACCAGGATGATGTGAAGATTCCAGATGCTACACATGTGTTTACCACATTTTATGCTAAAACAAAATCACTGTTAGTTAATCCAGTGCTCTTTCCAAACCGCGAAGACTTTGTCCATCTAATGGGTTACGACAAAGAAGAATTCATTTTGGATATGGAAAAACCTAGTGAAGAGAAACAGCATAAAGATGAGAAATGA